DNA sequence from the Pseudomonas tritici genome:
GCTGGATTATTCCTCAGTGCACCGCTGGCTATCGCGGTGGCCGTCGCCGTCGCTGTGCCGGTCGGTATGCTTTGCTCACGCTGGCGCCAAGGCAGCACCTTGCGCCTGTTGCAAGGTGTCGAACCCTCGACGTCGGATGCGTTGATCGCGCAAATGTACAGCGACGCCCGGGGTCCACAGGCACGCTTGGAAACAGCGTTCCTCAGCCAGAGCGCGCGCCTGAAAACCTGCCTCACCCGCCTGCAGGACAGCGCTGAACAACTGAGTGCCCTGGCCGGGCAATCCGATCAGCTGGCCTCTGCCAGCTCCAAGGGCCTGGACCGCCAGCGTGTCGAAACCGAACAAGTTTCCGCCGCCGTCAACCAGATGGCCGCGACCACTCAGGAAGTCGCCAGCCACGTACAGCGCACTGCGGATGCCACCCAGCAAGCCAACGTGCTGACCGGGCGCGGTCGTGAGGTGGCGCGGGATACCCGTGAAGCCATCGAACGCCTGTCCGCTGTCGTCGCCGAGACTGGCGTCACCGTGGCGCAATTGGCTCGGGACAGCGACGAAATCGGCAGTGTGGTGGATGTGATCAAAGGCATTGCCGACCAGACCAACCTGCTGGCGCTCAACGCGGCTATCGAAGCGGCCCGCGCGGGTGAAATGGGCCGCGGCTTTGCCGTAGTCGCCGACGAAGTGCGCCAACTGGCGCAACGCACCTCCCAATCCACCACCCAGATCCACGGGCTGATTACCCAGTTGCAGGCGTCCTCCAACAACGCCGTGAACAGCATGGCAAACGGTCAACGCCAAGCGCAGGAAGGCGTCGCCTGGGTGCTCGAAGCTGACCAGGCCCTGGTAGGCATCAGCGAAGCGGTGTCCCATATCACCGACATGACCACCCAGATCGCCGCCGCCACCGAAGAACAGAGCGCGGTCGCCGAGGAGATCAGCCGCAACATCACCACCATCGCCGAACTGGCTGACCAGACCTCGATACAAGCCCATCAATCCACTGACCTGAGCAAGGAGCTGACAAGTACCGCATCCACCCAATATGCGTTGGTTGAGCGGTTTAATCGCTGATCCTCTGTTAACGGTGGCAAGCCCGCTTGCTGTGGCGAGCGGGCTTGCCACAGCAAAACCAAAAACCGGTGCCTTTATGGGGTAACCCTGTTTGGGTTAACGCCTGCCTCCCCCCCGTCATGAAGCCCTCCCATGTCCATCACGGATAACCCCCTCGCCTTCACCTTCGCTGCCACGCTGCTCACACTCACGCCCGGCCTCGACACCGCACTGGTGTCGCCGGCCAGGAGACAGACTCAGCGATGCACAGCGCCCCACAAGGATCTGCCGAGGCTGTCGGCCGGGCAGTCCCTGGTTTGCGGCAGCACGCCAATCACCGGCGGCGGGCTCAGAAGTCCGCAACCTTACCCCAGGACGAGGACTGGAAGCGGTCCGGGTGATACGGTCGCGGATCAACAATGGGCGCTGCGCCGCTGACGATATCGGCTATCAAGTGGCCTGCGCCTGGACCAATACCAAATCCATGCCCACTGAACCCGGCTGCCAGCACCAGCCCCGGAAGGCTAGGCATTTCGCCAATGCAGGGAACGCCGTCAGGGGTGCTGTCCACATAACCGGCCCAGGCGGCATTGACCTTTGTGCCCTTCAAAGCAGGAACCAGCTCCACCGCTCGCTTGTAGGTCAGTGCAACCGCAGAGGCATCCGCTTTCGGATCGAGAATTCGCATCTTTTCCATCGGCGTCGGCTGGTCCAGGCGCCAGCGTTTCCAGCTTTCATGGCCCGAGCGAATGCCCTCCAGTCCGCCAGGTGCAAGGTTGCGCCATCTGCGCTGAAACATCGGCAGAAACTGCGCAGCGAAACCAAGCAGTTGCGGTGTGACGTCGACACGCCCTCTACCACTGATCGCTAGCGTGTAGCTGCCATCGGCGCGTCGCGTCATGGAGGCGCCGGCCGTGTGAAGCGCACTGGGTATTTCCTGAGAAGGCGCGCTTACCGATAGCACAGTCTGCCGAATGGTGGCCTGGGGAAAACGAATGCCATATTGGCGACAGAAGGAGGACGCCCAGGCACCCGCGGCGAGCACCGCGAGCTTGGTACGGATGGTGCCTTTTTCGGTAACCACCGCAGACAATCGACCCGCCTCGGTCTCGACTCCACGGACGGCGCAGCCCTGATGCACCGTGCTGCCCAGGCTCATGATCGCGCGAGCAACCGCCGGCGCAGCGCGGGAAGGATCAGCAATGCCGTCAGTGGGCGCAAACACCCCGCCTTTCCACTGTTTGCAGGTTGCCTTGCCGCGCTCAGCAGCCTGTTGCGCAGAGAGCATATGAGTCTCGACGTTGACGGTGCGGGCAAATTCACCCCAGCGTGCCCAGCCCTCAAGCTCCTTTTCGTTGTTGCTGAGGTAGAGCAGGCCGCAGCGGGTAAACCCCGTGTCTTCACCCGTTTGCGCGCTGAACTGCCCCCACAACTCCAGGCTTTTAGTCGCCATCGGCAACTCGCGCGCATCGCGATTTTGCTGACGACACCAACCCCAGTTACGACTCGATTGCTCGGCACCTATCCTGCCCTTCTCGACCAGGGCTACCTTGAAGCCGCGCTTGGCCAGGTAATAGGCGGTAAACGCGCCGATGATGCCGCCGCCAATCACAACCACATCAGCCTCCGTCGGCAGTTCGGGTGTGGTTTTTATGGAAACTAAGGGAGCTGGCATGTTTGAAGTACCCGTTGGCGTCGGTAGCCGTTTACGCTGCATACATTGTTCAAATCGGGTTAGCCTCAACCCGGCGGGTGGATTTTTTC
Encoded proteins:
- a CDS encoding methyl-accepting chemotaxis protein — protein: MAVAVAVPVGMLCSRWRQGSTLRLLQGVEPSTSDALIAQMYSDARGPQARLETAFLSQSARLKTCLTRLQDSAEQLSALAGQSDQLASASSKGLDRQRVETEQVSAAVNQMAATTQEVASHVQRTADATQQANVLTGRGREVARDTREAIERLSAVVAETGVTVAQLARDSDEIGSVVDVIKGIADQTNLLALNAAIEAARAGEMGRGFAVVADEVRQLAQRTSQSTTQIHGLITQLQASSNNAVNSMANGQRQAQEGVAWVLEADQALVGISEAVSHITDMTTQIAAATEEQSAVAEEISRNITTIAELADQTSIQAHQSTDLSKELTSTASTQYALVERFNR
- a CDS encoding NAD(P)/FAD-dependent oxidoreductase, whose amino-acid sequence is MPAPLVSIKTTPELPTEADVVVIGGGIIGAFTAYYLAKRGFKVALVEKGRIGAEQSSRNWGWCRQQNRDARELPMATKSLELWGQFSAQTGEDTGFTRCGLLYLSNNEKELEGWARWGEFARTVNVETHMLSAQQAAERGKATCKQWKGGVFAPTDGIADPSRAAPAVARAIMSLGSTVHQGCAVRGVETEAGRLSAVVTEKGTIRTKLAVLAAGAWASSFCRQYGIRFPQATIRQTVLSVSAPSQEIPSALHTAGASMTRRADGSYTLAISGRGRVDVTPQLLGFAAQFLPMFQRRWRNLAPGGLEGIRSGHESWKRWRLDQPTPMEKMRILDPKADASAVALTYKRAVELVPALKGTKVNAAWAGYVDSTPDGVPCIGEMPSLPGLVLAAGFSGHGFGIGPGAGHLIADIVSGAAPIVDPRPYHPDRFQSSSWGKVADF